From Acropora muricata isolate sample 2 chromosome 14, ASM3666990v1, whole genome shotgun sequence, one genomic window encodes:
- the LOC136899040 gene encoding uncharacterized protein codes for MAGKSCRSKSVLVPIDHRENCIRAFDWYLENYGSEDQRLVLLHVYSSLENVEQCASDNDSDEVTNIRDDDMKKIFKAAKQQAKAMLEPFEDKCNKKKISFKTRIEFGSPGEAICEVARDEQVTCILLGNRGLGAFRRRILGSVSDHVVHHSKIPVIIVPPKDP; via the exons ATGGCTGGAAAGAGTTGCCGCTCGAAAAGCGTTTTGGTACCAATTGATCACAGGGAGAACTGCATCAGAGCTTTTGATT GGTATCTTGAAAACTACGGATCGGAAGATCAACGCTTGGTTTTGCTTCACGTTTATAGCTCACTTGAGAATGTAGAGCAATGCGCTTCGGATAATGATTCAGATG AGGTCACTAATATTAGAGATGACGACATGAAAAAGATTTTCAAAGCAGCTAAACAGCAAGCCAAAGCCATGCTTGAACCGTTTGAAGACAAATGCAACAAGAAAAAG ATTTCTTTCAAGACAAGAATCGAGTTCGGTTCACCGGGGGAAGCTATTTGCGAAGTGGCAAGGGACGAACAAGTTACATGCATCTTACTCGGAAACCGAGGGCTCGGTGCATTCCGACGAAGAATACTCGGCAGCGTTAGCGACCACGTCGTCCACCACTCAAAAATTCCCGTTATAATAGTACCACCAAAAGATCCATAA
- the LOC136899041 gene encoding universal stress protein YxiE-like has product MPETNTRRVLVAIDGSKYSEKAFDWYANKFRQACDQVVFLHVYEADITPPPTFAHSLSLPTKKEWELKLHKAETKAKEMLAKFEKKCIELELAFMSIYAHGPIGQVICTAAKEKKVELIILGNRGLGTIRRTVFGSVCDYVTQCMPVPVLMVPTED; this is encoded by the exons ATGCCGGAGACTAACACAAGAAGAGTCTTGGTGGCTATTGATGGGAGTAAATATAGCGAGAAGGCTTTTGATT GGTACGCTAACAAATTCCGACAAGCATGCGATCAAGTGGTGTTTCTACATGTTTACGAAGCCGACATCACTCCACCGCCAACATTTGCAC ACAGCCTGAGTCTCCCAACAAAGAAAGAGTGGGAACTAAAGCTGCACAAGGCTGAAACAAAAGCCAAGGAAATGTTGGCAAAATTCgaaaagaaatgcattgaaCTCGAG TTAGCTTTTATGTCCATTTATGCGCATGGACCAATAGGACAAGTGATCTGCACCGCTGCAAAGGAGAAGAAGGTTGAATTGATTATCTTAGGGAATAGAGGACTGGGAACCATTAGACGAACAGTCTTTGGTTCTGTGTGTGATTACGTCACACAGTGCATGCCTGTGCCAGTTCTGATGGTGCCAACTGAGGACTAG
- the LOC136899022 gene encoding potassium voltage-gated channel protein Shaw-like gives MEFEATSQIEPSDKSTIQINVGGFRHETHVSTLKNIPDTRLYWIAENVSSASPGKREFFYDRHPGAFAQILNYYRTGKLHYPTDMCGPMFEEELMFWGIDEKQMEPCCWATFTKHREAEENLKAFVGPGFEDQKEDDLERSSSDISSERKEHIWKQIQPKIWNIMDEPHSSQLAKGVSYLSCFFISLSIAAFCFSTLPGIRKKEDIMGHHPGLKILEIVCSSFFTLEFLTRVIFCPKKLEFCKKPMNWIDLISILPFYVSLFSRDNKVKMFLVIRVLRLFRFVKLSYGLQIMVHTLKASFHELVLLLLILLIPVVMFSSIVYYIEIMMNKQSLFTSVPQSFWWCLITMTTVGYGDLTPQTWPGKIIGGACAVCGVLIVALPISVIGSNFNLYYAHAQARLKLPMKQHRLVLGGVPGLLTKHQELSSRRKKKSSAVPNHVDIELSAQTERTSIRSSMPISPFELRRASNRNAHDSETELIGEEDERSISSPLLRPSPQLQPRGALDKVVLGSRRRPRRSTDIIPSYKTTPQDPLQAADSMPKMANDLSRTEREITQLSNSKLGPDVIGQQNLAESIKNEQLQCRAHTPDCGDDYLEIKTESPAKNLQSPFNSTGHLEQDSQRSKLFPKARTSPELREQTSRVTVNGEGESTCSSKRPSLESSKGSCDEISRNPSNSLELPLKPRKSLSDSLLCTVPQSDHLIQNGDLQRVNPPDLQLNREGALGDQKGRSSLELQQKPQCSKLNGTPFSPKRGPYTNGPCSKHADEEKYHKRERTSTHPCFDPLDLPKRRRNAACAVSILPHNGHANDNDFLETKI, from the exons ATGGAGTTTGAAGCAACATCACAAATTGAACCAAGCGACAAGTCTACAATACAGATAAACGTAGGCGGATTTCGACATGAAACACATGTTTCTACTCTCAAGAATATACCAGACACAAGGCTTTACTGGATAGCTGAAAATGTCTCTTCGGCGAGCCCTGGAAAACGAGAGTTTTTCTACGATCGCCACCCAGGTGCATTTGCACAAATCTTGAACTATTATCGCACGGGAAAACTGCATTACCCTACGGATATGTGTGGGCCTATGTTCGAAGAGGAACTGATGTTCTGGGGCATCGACGAGAAACAAATGGAACCGTGTTGTTGGGCGACGTTTACCAAACATCGCGAAGCGGAAGAAAATCTAAAAGCTTTTGTTGGTCCGGGTTTTGAAGATCAAAAAGAAGATGATCTTGAAAGATCATCATCTGATATTTCGAGCGAGCGAAAAGAACATATCTGGAAACAGATACAACCAAAAATCTGGAATATTATGGACGAACCACATTCCAGTCAGCTAGCAAAG GGCGTGTCATATCTCTCCTGTTTCTTCATAAGTCTATCCATTGCAGCATTTTGCTTCTCAACTTTGCCAGGAATTCGCAAAAAAGAGGATATTATGGGGCACCACCCTGGACTAAAGATTCTTGAAATTGTCTGCAGCAGTTTCTTCACACTGGAATTCCTTACGAGAGTTATTTTCTGTCCGAAAAAACTCGAGTTCTGCAAGAAACCCATGAACTGGATTGATCTGATTTCAATTCTTCCGTTCTATGTCTCCCTTTTCTCCCGAGATAACAAAGTGAAGATGTTCCTCGTTATCCGGGTCCTACGATTGTTCAG GTTCGTGAAGTTATCTTACGGACTGCAGATCATGGTGCACACACTAAAGGCCAGTTTCCACGagcttgttcttcttcttctcattCTTCTCATTCCAGTAGTGATGTTTTCCAGCATTGTTTACTACATTGAAATCATGATGAACAAACAATCACTGTTTACCTCTGTCCCACAATCCTTCTGGTGGTGTCTCATCACCATGACCACCGTGGGATATGGTGACCTTACCCCACAAACGTGGCCAGGAAAAATCATTGGTGGCGCCTGTGCCGTGTGCGGAGTTCTGATCGTAGCTTTGCCGATCTCGGTCATCGGCAGCAACTTTAACTTGTACTATGCACATGCGCAGGCGAGACTCAAGCTCCCAATGAAGCAACATCGTCTCGTGCTTGGGGGAGTCCCTGGCTTGTTGACAAAACATCAGGAACTGAGctcaagaagaaagaaaaaatcttCAGCTGTTCCAAATCATGTGGATATTGAACTTAGTGCACAGACCGAGCGTACTTCGATACGATCTTCGATGCCCATCAGTCCTTTCGAACTGCGTCGAGCATCAAATCGTAATGCGCACGACTCTGAAACTGAACTCATTGGAGAAGAGGACGAGAGGAGCATTTCATCTCCTTTGCTCAGACCCAGTCCACAACTGCAACCAAGAG GTGCGCTGGACAAAGTAGTTCTTGGTTCAAGGCGAAGACCACGTAGATCCACTGACATAATTCCATCATACAAAACCACGCCACAGGATCCCCTGCAGGCAGCTGACTcaatgccaaaaatggccaacgATTTGTCACGAACAGAGCGAGAAATTACGCAGCTTAGCAATTCAAAACTTGGACCAGATGTGATTGGGCAGCAAAATTTAGCTGAGTCTATCAAGAACGAACAACTTCAATGCCGGGCTCATACTCCTGACTGCGGCGATGATTACCTTGAAATAAAGACTGAAAGCCCTGCTAAAAACCTACAGAGCCCTTTCAACAGTACCGGGCATTTAGAACAGGACAGTCAACGTTCGAAGTTGTTTCCTAAAGCCAGAACCTCTCCCGAGTTAAGAGAACAAACCTCGCGAGTTACTGTAAACGGCGAAGGTGAATCAACGTGTTCTTCAAAAAGACCTTCGCTGGAGTCAAGCAAAGGATCCTGTGATGAAATAAGCAGAAACCCGTCAAACAGTCTGGAGTTACCACTGAAGCCCCGAAAATCGCTTTCAGACTCCCTTTTATGTACAGTGCCTCAAAGTGACCATCTTATTCAAAACGGTGACCTCCAGAGGGTTAATCCACCAGATCTTCAACTTAACAGAGAGGGTGCTCTAGGCGATCAAAAAGGAAGATCTTCTCTAGAATTGCAACAAAAGCCACAATGTTCTAAACTAAATGGAACTCCTTTTTCTCCGAAAAGGGGGCCATATACCAATGGACCTTGTAGCAAACATGCCGACGAGGAAAAATACCATAAACGCGAAAGAACATCCACCCACCCGTGTTTTGATCCGTTGGATTTACCAAAGCGACGAAGGAATGCCGCATGCGCGGTCTCCATATTGCCTCACAATGGACATGCGAATGACAACGATTTCTTGGAAACTAAGATTTAA